The following proteins are co-located in the Acidobacteriota bacterium genome:
- a CDS encoding acylneuraminate cytidylyltransferase, translating to MSQTAIVIQARMGSRRLPGKSLMTIGTRTLLEHAIVRLGAARLPLIVATTDLAEDDVIADEAAALDAGVFRGHPVDVLSRYLGAARAFGLTTVVRATADNPFVDGESAGRTLALAERIHADHVVEFGLPVGAAVEVVSAEALERAGALATEAYDREHVTSLIRRDSRFHALRAMAPRTLRRPGLRLTVDTEDDLAFARRVHEALGGGRRTPPLAAVIRAADALLVQAAGRHLLRRGA from the coding sequence ATGTCGCAGACGGCCATCGTGATCCAGGCGCGCATGGGATCCCGGCGGCTGCCGGGCAAGTCGTTGATGACGATCGGCACGCGGACGCTGCTCGAGCACGCGATCGTCCGGCTCGGCGCCGCGCGGCTGCCGTTGATCGTCGCCACGACGGATCTCGCCGAAGACGACGTCATCGCGGACGAGGCGGCGGCGCTCGACGCCGGGGTGTTTCGGGGACATCCGGTGGACGTGCTGTCGCGATACCTCGGCGCGGCTCGGGCGTTCGGTCTCACGACCGTCGTGCGGGCCACGGCCGACAATCCATTCGTCGACGGCGAGAGCGCGGGCCGCACGCTCGCGCTGGCCGAGCGGATCCACGCGGACCACGTCGTCGAGTTCGGGCTGCCGGTCGGGGCCGCGGTCGAGGTGGTCAGCGCGGAGGCGCTCGAACGGGCCGGCGCGCTCGCGACCGAGGCCTATGACCGGGAGCACGTGACGTCCCTGATCCGCCGCGATTCCCGCTTCCATGCATTGCGGGCCATGGCGCCGCGGACGCTGCGCCGGCCTGGCCTGCGCCTGACCGTGGACACCGAGGACGATCTCGCGTTCGCCAGGCGCGTGCACGAGGCGCTCGGTGGGGGCCGCCGAACGCCGCCGCTCGCCGCGGTGATCCGTGCGGCCGACGCGCTGCTCGTGCAGGCGGCCGGCCGGCACCTGCTTCGACGGGGGGCATGA
- a CDS encoding OmpA family protein, producing MNRHTVSRAPRALRASNDRWLFGYADVVTLLFACFASLYAAEAVHPANARPDVHLPFEAAPAPPPATSPLERELQAVAAGAVGDTRLEVAARDGGVVLSLVEAGSFPPGRAELTPAARRVMRIVGEALRRVPNGVRVEGHTDDDPVQNGLFRSNWELSTARATHVLRFLVEDVGLEPSRLSAAGYAEFRPRTPNDSPQARARNRRVDVVVLDVGRGPDEATR from the coding sequence ATGAACCGGCACACGGTCTCGCGTGCGCCGCGCGCGCTGCGGGCGTCGAACGATCGCTGGCTGTTCGGATACGCCGACGTCGTCACGCTGCTCTTCGCCTGCTTCGCGAGCCTGTACGCGGCCGAGGCCGTGCACCCCGCGAACGCGCGGCCGGACGTGCACCTGCCGTTCGAGGCCGCGCCGGCACCGCCGCCGGCGACGTCGCCGCTCGAGCGCGAGCTGCAGGCCGTCGCGGCCGGCGCGGTCGGCGACACCAGGCTCGAGGTCGCCGCGCGCGACGGCGGCGTGGTGCTGTCGCTCGTGGAGGCCGGATCGTTTCCGCCCGGCCGTGCCGAGCTCACGCCGGCGGCCCGCCGCGTGATGCGGATCGTCGGCGAGGCGCTCCGCCGCGTCCCGAACGGCGTGCGCGTGGAAGGGCACACCGACGACGACCCGGTGCAGAACGGGCTGTTCCGATCGAACTGGGAGCTGTCCACGGCGCGCGCCACGCACGTGCTCCGGTTCCTCGTCGAGGACGTCGGGCTCGAGCCGAGCCGCCTGTCGGCCGCCGGCTATGCCGAGTTCCGCCCGCGCACGCCCAACGATTCGCCGCAGGCCCGTGCGCGCAACCGCCGGGTCGACGTCGTCGTGCTCGACGTCGGCAGGGGGCCAGACGAGGCCACGCGATGA
- a CDS encoding MotA/TolQ/ExbB proton channel family protein codes for MRRGTMGLSVAGLALGVGVVLWAHVSLGGSLGTFLQPEASAVVFGGTCAALLVSFPAAALGMAVRATGDLMTSRPTPIETLVPAFIGYARKARRHGLMAIEHDAARAEDGFLSRALGLLASGLPVALVREALVLEARVCAEREEEGATVLEAAAGYAPTLGIVGAVLGLMRVMQQFSSDSVGSGIAAAFVATIYGVGAANLIFLPLATRVRSRARIEALRRDLVIDGVLALSDGASPTAVEERLSGYLRQREQRLAGAA; via the coding sequence ATGCGACGGGGGACCATGGGGCTGAGCGTCGCCGGGCTGGCGCTCGGCGTGGGCGTCGTGTTGTGGGCGCACGTGTCGCTCGGCGGATCGCTCGGCACGTTCCTGCAGCCGGAAGCATCGGCCGTCGTGTTCGGCGGCACCTGCGCTGCGTTGCTCGTCAGCTTTCCGGCCGCCGCGCTCGGCATGGCGGTGCGGGCGACCGGCGATCTGATGACCAGCCGGCCGACGCCCATCGAGACGCTCGTGCCGGCGTTCATCGGTTACGCGCGCAAAGCGCGCCGGCACGGGCTGATGGCCATCGAGCACGACGCCGCGCGCGCCGAAGACGGATTCCTGTCGCGCGCGTTGGGGCTGCTGGCGAGCGGGCTGCCGGTGGCGCTCGTCCGCGAGGCGCTCGTCCTGGAAGCCCGCGTGTGCGCCGAACGTGAAGAAGAGGGGGCGACCGTCCTCGAGGCGGCCGCGGGCTACGCGCCAACGCTCGGCATCGTCGGCGCGGTGCTGGGGCTGATGCGCGTGATGCAGCAGTTCTCGTCCGACAGCGTGGGCAGCGGCATCGCGGCGGCGTTCGTCGCGACGATCTACGGCGTGGGCGCGGCGAACCTGATCTTCCTGCCGCTGGCCACCCGCGTGCGCAGCCGCGCGCGCATCGAGGCCCTGCGGCGCGACCTCGTGATCGACGGCGTGCTCGCGCTGAGCGATGGCGCGTCGCCGACGGCCGTCGAGGAACGGCTGTCGGGCTACCTGCGGCAGCGCGAGCAGCGGCTCGCGGGGGCCGCATGA